The segment GCGCCCAAAATTAGTGCAAATATATTGCATGTATTAGTGGTAGGTTTTATCATCTCAACTATTAGATAACGTcttttattactgttttatgaCGGTTCTTTCTTTATCTGACCTTTAAATCGTTTAAAACTTACACGTTGTGTTTACAAAAAGTTGGACTTTCAAAGGTGTAGTTGACATGACAAACTCATCAATGGATTATGCTAATATTTGTAAAGGAATCACAGCCACTCAGTAGTATTGATGTATACTTTGAAAGTGTGCATTCAGGTCATCTTGCCATAAGGTGTCCTTTTAGTAAACAGAGGTCGGTTTGTAACAGATATGCATGATAACAAGTACTACAAAGATAATGGGATCACATCCAGGATCCAATCATTCTATTCCAGTCCGCTATGTGTCTGTCCACCTGCTGAAGATCTGGTCAGTGAGTGGGGTGAGCTGGAGGGATGGATATCATTGGCTGTCTCAGCTCACTGACCACTCTCACCAGGATTTAGGTCTTTAAATTTGAATATAACCTTTGTACGGGATTCAACTCAGGgcagattaaaaaaattaaccagTCAGCATCAACGTTTGTTTCTTCATAAGTTAATTTGTTACTGGTTAATGTAATTAACTTTGCATGAGCAAGGGTAGAGCTGTAATTAATTCGGCTTGATATTTCCAggtattattatattgtatatttaattgTAGATCCTCCtaatgttttcttgttttacatttaaattacattttctgtCATTGAACGCTCACTAAAAAATGATGttcatcttttaaaaaacagatttaatgcaaatgaatatccattttacAAACTGTAATCGTGATGTCTAAATTCACTTTGGTAGAGCTTTATTTACACAAAGAAGTTCAGAATTTAAATATTGAACATTTATCGCTTTAAacgattagttcacttcagaattaagattttgtgataatttactcaccccccgtgtcatccaagatgtttatgtctttctttctttcttcagtcaaaaagaaattaaggtttttgaggaaaacattcgaggatttttctccatatagttaccaacgggttgaaggtccaaattgcagtttcagtgcagcttcaaagggctctacaagataccagatgaggaataagagtcttatctagtgaaatgagatgtcacgtgtgacctttccaacgtgattacgtaatgcgcgGCACAtcgcatttgtggttaaaaagtatagattttttttttttttttaaatgaccaatcatttcgctagacaagaaccttattcctcatctgggatcgtgtagagctctttgaaactgcattgaaactgcagtttggaccttcaacccattggtaactgttgaagtccactatatggagaaaaatcctggaatgttttcctcaaaaaccttaatttattacttaatttatttatgaactaatcctttaagtttgtAACAAAAATAATCTCTAGAAATCAGCCACTGAAAAACACTAGCTGACCACTAGTTGGTTGTCTCTTTCTTGCATTGGAATAGAAGAAATTTGTTTAATCCTAGCCATGAACTGCAAATCAGGCTGTGGGTTGTGTCAACATCACATGCAGTTTCACCAGGTTTGATCATGACTTCGCCAAAATGTTGTCAGCCTAAACAAACAGAGAGATACTAACTGCCATAGTAAGAGAGCTTGGTTATCTGAGTCAGTGGACTATGTCCTACATTAACCGTGTGCCCTTTGCTGATATTTTTGCGACAGCCCCTGCAGTTGGTCACACTTGTCTTCACCGTCAGCTAGGACTTAGAGGATCTAATTTCATAGACAATGCACAGCTTGGTAGCACAGCAACAGGAAGATGCAAAACTATGCAAATTTGCCTAGGTCTTTGTTTATAGTTTCTAACAGTAGTGTCAGGTTGAAGTAAATTCTGTTGTATCCTTCTGTGAGCAATTAATTTTTACTTCCTTAATCTGACACCGGTCATGTGATCAAGAGATGACTTTGTCTGTCTTTGATGAAGTGATCTTAAGACAGAGTTCACCTACGTGGCTAATGATGTCGATATCTCAAGGAAACTGATTTCGTATATGGTTCTGTTGGGTAATTTTGGGTGTTTCCTTGAAATCTAACCCATGGCCTTGTCATTACTGGCAAGCTGTACCAGCAACAGGAACACTAGATACGAGTGTATCAAGTTTTTACAAACACTAATCTACAAAAGCTAGATGTGTAGTAACTGTGTGCCTTAATTTGTTGCTTTGTTCATCAGTGTCCGCCCTGTCTTTAGGCCATAGGGCAGCCCCTGCAGGATGTGTGACTTCATACTAGTGCAATTAAAGGAGAACCAGAGAGACACTATTCACATTCATTGGAATGTGTCCTTTCCGCAGCACATGTGACTGTCTTCTAATACGCCTCAATTATCTCATAAGTATGTGAATGAATACAAACTGTTCCGCTTGAAGACTCAAACTTGTTCTTTCTCATGGAAATGTCAAGTCACCTTAGCGCTTTATATAATACAGAATGTTTAAAAGCAgtttcacagtaataaacaggaaattaACAATCGTTAAATTTCATTAAATGAGAATGAAATTTAAATTTCgttaaatttcatttcattctgctgttaagcagctctacagaagacacaAGTGTCAGTtctgttcagtgttgattcagttcagttaaaatgtgtaaagttaattattaaattagttaaaggattagttcactttcaaataaaattttcctgataatgtcatccaagatgtttgtctttctttcttcagtcgaaagaaatgaaggtttttgatgaaaacattccaggattattctccttatagtggacttcagtggcctccaaacggttgaaggtcaaaattccagtttcagtgcagcttcaaagggctttaaacgataccagacaaggaataagggtcttatctagccaaacgatcggtcattgtcgaaaaaaatacaagtgtatgtgctttataaacacaaatgatcgctttgcacgtgcttccgctttccgtattcttcaaaaagcttactcTGTAGGCTATGTCCTACACCTTttctattctacttatggaaaaaaatggaactggtgcTGCATTCGTtgtgtaagttgaatagggaaggcgtaggacataaagcataagctttttgaagaatacggaaagcgaaGCACGTGAAGTGGTGCCGCAGTATCAAGGCCCCGCCCACACTACACTACAGCAGAATTGGTTAGTACAGTTTAATgcagaacaactcattatgttggtgtgaaataaacagttatggaaatgttgaaattaaagctccaatcctgaaaaaatacagTTGGTGCCTCATTGACTACTtcgctcagagaagctgtcaatcatgtcACACCCCCATTTTTATAgaatcaaataactaactaaaaccgaCAGCTTGAACTTAAATTAGTGTGATTTAAAAACGACATAAAATGACAAACCATTGttgggaaaaaaattatttgaagtgtaatttgattgtttagttTCTCACGTCCCATtagattacatggagagggcggggtttatgacctatactgcatccagccacctgggggcgatcgaaacgttttggcttcacttttcaggactcgtGCGGCACACttgctcacaattctgagggaaaaaaagaagaacttCGAATCGcgagaaataaaatcagaattacgggatataaacttgcaattgcgaggcAAAAAAAGTTTAGCAATTCTTACTTCTCAATTATAAAGTTGCagttgcgagttatgaagtccaATTTTCAAGATAATCTTGCAGTTGCGAGATGAAAAAAATCGGAGTTGTAAGAtgaaaagtcgcaattaccttttttatttcttcattcCATTGCGGAAACAAGATTCCATAATGAGCAGCTCCACAGAAGACATTAGTGTTATTATTCAGCTTCAATGTTGATTGTTCAGTTCAAAAACAGTgtagatgttgcaaaattcatcaaGTATGAAACAGTCGAATCAGCTGTAAAGCAGATCTGCAGACAACAGTGGTATCATCATTCAGCTCACTTCAGttcaagttttattttcatctagtagtgtcagtgcagtcgaTTTGATTATAGtactgaatattaagtgtcttttaaACCTCAACTAAGCAATATTCAAGTACACTCGAATATAATACATTTCCTCTATTTGTGATTGTCATTCTCATCAGGTTGCACATCGTGGAACCACATATTGGACATCTTCCCAATCTTTCTGAACTTTGATCCCGATCCTTTGATCCTCAGTTGGACACAGGGCAACAAACTGAATATATCTCAGGCTTGGCCTGATCCCTTCATTTTTCAGTCCCCTTCAGCTTCTCAGCATGGACCTGAGCACCGTTCTCCTGTTCCCAGTACACACAATAGTGTGGCTGTACTCAATCTTGAGCTTTCTGCCATGGTACTTCCTGACTGGAGCCCAGGAAAAGAAAGCCCTGGCAAAGAGGCTCAAATCCAAGTCGACCACTGGTCAGGCGGAGGGACCATATCGTTCGGTGGATCGCTTCGACTCCCTGGTCACGGTGGACCTCCCTGGAAAAGACACCCTTGATAAGCTGTTTGACTTTGCGGTAGAGCGTTTCGGTAAAGGGGACTGTCTGGGAACCCGAGAAGTTCTGAGTGAAGAAAATGAGACTCAACCGAGTGGGAAAGTCTTCAAAAAGGTACATCCTCTGACATATTCTGTGATTACACTGTTAGCTAAAGTGCCTACTTAACATTTTCTACTGACCTAAATTTGCACATGACCTTTTCAATTTGGCTTATATTAGACGCCGGTCTTAACAAGTGACTCTCCTAAACAGGCCTGCTGGCGTAAAGtatgttcatcataacatcataaataaactttcttttaaatgtacactaccgttcaaaagattttttttatgtttttgaacaaagtctcttatgcttacccgGGCtagatttatttgatcaaaaatgcagtcaAAACAGTAACATTTTGAAATAGTATTTTGATTTATCTATTATCTATTctgtttgaatacattttaaaatgtaatgtgatGGAAAGatcaattttaataaatttgtgtAAACCATAATGCTTTTTCCAAAATTATTTGAtcaatagaaaaagaaaaaaaacagcatttattttaaatgaataaaatactgtttgaataaaattaaacggtagtgtatatatttctttgaatgttaaattatatattaatattgtatttatggatttgtatgcatttataaatgttaatgTAGACAGAAATAGAAAATGACAGAATCTGTGTGCTTTTTGCTGTTCTTAGTGTCATTCTACAAAAACATCATTTGGTCCACATTCAAATGCAATGTAAACGTTGccaaaatcataattttttttgaggaaaaactCCAGGttgaataaagtatttattattataataaagtgTTTGATGGTTTTGTCTTGGCAGTTAATTCTGGGCGATTATAAATGGCTGTCCTATGAGGAGATGGACACTGTGGTCAGTCATTTTGGGAGCGGACTGGCAGCACTGGGCCAACAGCCAAAATGCACTATCGCAATTTTCTGTGAGACGCGGGCAGAGTGGATGATCACAGCTCAGGCCTGCTTCAGACGCAATTTCCCATGTAAGGAAACAGATTATTTTTACTCTCATTTCCatggaaaaaaatatcataCGAGTCATAGGTTTATCCCTTAATTTCTTGTGATGACTCATAGATGTTATGTGACATCACAAAATTGAatgaatgtgttgttttaatcTTCTTTTGTTAATCTGCGTTTCATGTGGTTTTTGCAGTGGTCACCTTTTATGCGACTCTAGGAGAAGAGGCAGTGGCTTTCGGATTGAACGAGTGTGGAGTTACACACCTGGTCACCAGCGTAGAACTGCTGGAAACCAAACTGAAGGTGAGTTTGTTATTCAAAGGCCAAAAAAGACATGTTGCTAACAATCCAGTGTACTACCATCATTACAGAATAATAACAGTCTGAATTTATCTGAATTGAATGGTTTGAAATAACTGGGTACAATGAATCAATGCCAAAACAAAGCCAAAGCATGTTTTCAATTGCATTTTCTTTGCTAGCTCCACTCAAAAACAGTGCAGTACAAACCACAAACAAACGACTGTGCTTTTAAACAGTTGCAAAAATGTGCTTATGAACACATCAGCTTGAATCAGCGATGAACTCTTAACTGAATGAACACACTGAATCTGTCAGAACAGTTACCAAATTAACACCTGACTCGCATACTGAATCACAAGTCTTTAATTTGTCATGTTTGAcccaataaaaaaaacttctgtaAGAAACACCACAGGGTTTAATGCCCTGTCAGGCCTTATATATTGTAGTTAAAATCTTCCAAGCGGGCCACCAGCATCATACGATTGATGTTTGGTTAAAAACAGGTTATGATGTCAGGTGACCAAAATTCAATGTCAATTTGACATTACACTAACGACAGCTGACACTAACATTTTAAGTAGTGGTAATAAAGTcccaaggtagtttgtgacatcaGAAACACCAGCAAAACTGtctttcactgcagttttaaagagaaaatactcagcaatggtgttgacttatgaatttgcacatggtttgtcttaaagcatattaaaaacatcatatagacacataaacaacattaaaaactttattttcaacacagggggactttaagtaaGCAAAATGCATTGGCTTTACTTACCTCACCACTTGaactatttatatttttcattaaatgttcTGTttccttaatttgttttcttcaCATTTGTATATCCATACAGAGTATTCTTCCTCAAATCCCCAATCTGAAGCACATCATCTATGTAGACAGGAAGGGCATCAGCACAGCAGGATTTCCACAGGGCATCCAGATCCACAGCATGCACTCTGTGCAAGAGCTGGGAGCCAAGCCAGAAAACTGTAAGCACGCTTTGACATCTTTAGAAATAGacttgacattttatttatatactaatTAACCTTTTCAGTTCACCCACCCAACATCGATCAGAATCGAAATTTGTGATCTCTATCAGTAGAGAAGAAAATAATGTGTCTGTGCTTTGTGTTGCAGTGAGCATACCAATACTGAAGCCCGTCCCATCAGACCTCGCTGTTATTATGTACACCAGCGGCTCCACCGGGAGACCTAAAGGGGTGATGATCATCCACAGTAACCTGATTGGGGGAATGGCAGGCCAGTGCGAGAGGATACCTGGATTGGGGTGTGTATAATGATAAATGACAGTGGCCACCCATTTTTTCAGTGGGCTTGGAAGTATTTTTCCCCTTTATTTTCCCCttaggaatttttttttaaaagtctttgGTAAAGAGTTATAGGCATGAGCCAAACCAACCTGCTATGAGGTGAATtgatttgatgaaaaaaaaaaaaaatgaaaatcaatgcAAAAAGAGAAAGGTACAAGACTTTGTATGTAACGGTTCTTCAAGCGCAGTGCTTCAAGGTGGTGGGTGGATGCTAAAGTCTTCTTGATTTGATAGTTTCAGTTCTCTGGTGGGAATTTCTTTGCAGACTCATaggtaatgtagtttttaaacagaaaatctgctgttaaacatgattatttaaaagaatagaTTATgtttagagatgcaccgatatgaaaattttggccgataTAACCAAtgattctttatatttgaaagccgacaATCGATATATTGCCTGAAGActctaaatccaaatttttatataatttttgagagcctgatttaaaaaaaaaaaaaagtctcaccattaaaagccatgtcccaaacacacaattataatgttttcattataattttatgtagcctatatgacagatGTTGCACTGTATTTTTCTTTAAGTGATTCCAGTCATATGTCAAGCAGTTTGaaaccatcatggtgaacagtgcacatctgaagtgtttcagctgaaggaaataatacattatttatctgctttaatatattggccaaattttcttatcaggccgataacgataacattaaaaatgaaaatatatcgGATGATAGCGATATGGTGGCtgatatatcgtgcatcccttATGATGATTTCgggaaaaaaaacatagaaTAACAACCTCATAGCTTACAGTAGGTCTCTCTTTAATTCTTTGTAAGTTATAGTTAAAAATCAGTTCCtcaatggagaaaataaatggaATTTTTACCTCCGGAGCTCAACTGTTGCAGTGAAACACTACAATGCAAAAGTGCCCGACTGAAATGCAGTGGTGGTTTTGCATTAAAATGCCTGTATGCTTTCACAGGCCGAAGGATACATATATTGCATATCTTCCTCTTGCTCATGTCCTGGAAATGACGGCTGAGATCTCGTGTGTGACGTACGGCTGCAGGATCGGCTATTCCACACCACAAACGTTGTCTGATCAGGTACCGCATTTTAATTTGTTACTGGATCAGATAAATATAGTCATACATTTACACAGATTTGTGAGGTTTTTACAAATTAATGAAATGTCGTTAATCTCAGATGATTGAATTGCTTGTTTCTGCTCTGTAGTCAACCAAAATTAAGAAGGGAAGTAAAGGTGACTGCAGTGTGCTGAAACCTACTCTAATGGCAGCCGTACCTGTAAGTCGGACTCCTCTAAACATTATCATCTTGCTTTATTCACTTCAATCATAGTAAAATCTCACACTTTCGTTTCTTCTGTCAGGAAATAATGGACCGGATCAATAAGAACGTCATGAGTAAGGTGCAGGAGATGAGCTATGTGCAGAGAACTCTGTTCAAACTGGCTTACGACTACAAGCTCGAGCAGATCAAGAAGGGTTATGATGCGCCCctgtgcaatatgtaagatgaGATGAAAATAGACCTTCAATTAATCACATTAATGAGTCTGGAGTTTTAATCGTCTTTGTTCCTTGATGTGTTCAGTTTGTTTAAGAAAGTCAGATCTCTGCTGGGTGGGAAAGTGCGTATGATGTTGTCCGGAGGAGCCCCTCTCTCTCCTGCCACTCAGCGCTTCATGAACATCTGTTTCTGCTGTCCTGTTGGTCAAGGATACGGTCTCACTGAGACCTGTGGAGCAGGCACTATAACCGAAGGTAAGTAGTCCATATGCATCTGAACATATTTTCCAACATTTTATCATTACTTGTAGAGTCATATTTTGAGATATCTTCAGAGCTTTGTCTTAATACTTCAAGCTGTGACTGTGGTAGTAATGATGACATCTGTTTCCTTTGTTGTGCAGTTGCAGACTATAGCACAGGACGAGTAGGAGCTCCTCTGATCTGCTGTGAGATCAAACTCAaagactgggctgaaggttaGTCAATGTACCCTTTTCCATTTAGCTACttgttaaagtgttagttcacttaaaaatgaaaattctgtgattaattactcaccctcatgtcgttccacacccataagaccttcgttcatcttcggaacacaaattaagatatttttaatgaaatccgagaggtatctgactcctccatagacagcaatttaatcaccactttcaaggtacagaaagttactaaagacattgttaaaatggtccacgtgactacagtgattcaacctcaatgttatgaatcgacgagaatactttttgtgcacaaaacagaacaaaaataacgactttattcaacaatttcttctcttgtCATTCTTGTACGCTGTTtatgttcagcgcttccaggtttgACGTCAGAgcgctgactcattattggccgacgctgttcacgtgagcagcatgatGCATGCATGTGATGACGACACAGAAGTCGGCCAATTCTGAGCCTGGAAACGGTGGACGtaaacagcatattaaaatgacaagagaagagattgttcaataaagtcgttatttttgttttgtttttacacacaaaaagtattattgtcgcttcataaaattgaggatgaaccactgtagtcacatggactattttaacaatgtctttagtacctttctggaccttgaaagtggtaattaaattgctgtctatggaggagtcagatacctctcagatttcatcaaaaatatcttaatttgtgttccaaggatgaacaaaggtcttatgggtgtggaacgacatgagggtgagtaattgatgacagaatttttggacgaactaaccctttaatatcttAAAGACATAGTCAAGTTTTCTGAAGTCATGCATTAGCATTGTTTGAGGAACACATTGGCTGTGTGCTAATGCTTGCTTCTATTTTAGCATTCCTTTTGCTTAATAGAGCATGGCGAAACTATGGCAAGGTCATAGGTTCAATTCCCTTTGACAGATATGAACCTTGTTTATACTTTCGCCTGGCTAGGCACCGCGAGCCTCCGCTAACTACGCACGCACCTCCCCAAATGTATGAGGTGCTTATACTTGACGTTGCACTGTTCTATCAGGGGACGACTCGGAGTAATTGTCCTCTAAACCATCAAGAAGCAGCGGTGAGAAGAAAAGAATCATGTAAAACACAGTAAACCTTGAGATTATTATTTGCGACAGAACAAAATATATGGATATGAGTAAATTTAACAATCTCTTGAAATATATTCTAATTTCATTAAACATTctcatttaaatgaataaacattttttattaaacacctttattttcaattaaaaaagcttatttctgcTATTGTAGACTCTTTTTGTAAATGTAAGCAATTAATTTAGACAAGCGCAAACTGGGTCCCAGTACAGACATACCTGCTTGGCCAGAATCGGCTCGAAGTTGTGCATCTTTGGAAGTGGAGCTGCGTGCATAGTTAAAAAATTGCACACACCACTACCATGCATAATAGGGTCTTGACATCATTTTTGCCACGCACCTTTATGCTCATGCAGGTGCGGTAAGTATAAACCaggcttaaaggtgcagtaagcaattttgGAAAAACGCTGTTGAAAAGTGAATCGGACCAAGACGcaaaacacacttgtagccaatcagcagtaagtaTACACTCATGATTTTGGAGGAGAGAGAGCTCAGTGCACAAGACAGATATTAGCAGAacgactgtagaaagagagagacgGCAGAGAAATACAAATTTGCTTGAATATATTTGTGTGTCATCTTCGCTTGTTTGTTCATttgcataataataatttattattattattattattattattattataagccCGAAACGTCTAAATATCCTCCACCGCCCATTTCAAGCATGGGCATCCAAAGTGTGTCCAAAAAGTGAGAGAACACTTCTAAtatgtgttttttcttttggttACCCTTTTAGTGATCACTAATAACCCCTTAATTTTGTCACgtttgtaatatattattagttacaTGACCTATTGAGTTATGTAGGGAGCTGTTCATGaaaactgtttgtttttttggaatgGAAGGGATGACTTTGCCATCGAAGCAAAATAACAATTAGACATTCAACCTGAATTATGTAACACAAATTGCTTCCACTTATTGATGATATCATACCATCAGGCGGCAGGCACAGCAGATTCCGCCTTTAGCATTGCCTGTGTTGAAAAGCATGCACGTGAATGTGGGAGCGGAGGCATCAAGATAGGGGTGTGGTTCTTTTAGGTAGGggcgtgtttgttttggtgatttgAAATATCAGCAGTGTTTACCAGAAAACACTGCTGCACCttttaagttgctttggataaaagcatctgccaaatgcatgaaaaaaaaaaattgtattttataaattagaaaactaaaataaattaacttaaataaaaatataaaaaaaactaaaaggaGAGAAAGGCAAAAGCACATaccaaaattactaaaattaaaactgaaaatataaaaataaaggtataaactataatattatatacataatgcataacaaaaataacactgctggtaagattatcagtgaataatgGTTTAAATTACAATCCGTTTCTCAATGAAGTGTTGTTGCGTGATGAGCTGCGCAAAAATTGTCTGCTTTTGTGTTctatggaaaaaaacaaaatagcatacagatttgaaatgacatgagggtgagtaagaaGTGTCATTTTCAGGTGATCTATTCCTTTATCTTTTACTTATTGTTACAGCTGTCATGATTCTCATCATATCTTTTCCTTCAGGTGGCTATACAAAGCATGACAAGCCTCATCCACGTGGTGAGATCCTCATCGGAGGTCCTAATGTGACCATGGGCTACTACAGGAGCGAGAGCCGTAATAATGAGGACTTCTATGTGGATCAGAACGGACAGCGGTGGTTCTGCACTGGTGATGTAGGAGAGATGCACCCTGACGGCTGTCTTCAGATTGTTGGTATGTCTACTTTCAGCATCACATGGTGCTTGTTTGAGTTAaaatcacacatttattttatctgtCAGTATTACTCACATCTAATTTGTAACTCCTAGATCGTAAGAAGGACCTTGTGAAACTTCAAGCTGGGGAGTATGTCTCTTTAGGCAAAGTTGAGTCAGCACTGAAGAACTGCTCTCTCATTGACAACATCTGCGCTTACGCAAACAGGTTCGTACACTCGGCTTTGTGTGATGCATATGGCATGTTACTGACCCTAACAAAGGGTCCTCTCTTTAGAACAGCAGACGTACTGTATAcagatctttctctctctctctctctgcccaCCAGTGACCAGAACTACGTTATCAGCTTTATTGTTCCTAATCAGAAGAAGCTGACATCTCTTGCCAATCAGAAGGGCATTGAAGGCACATGGGAAGAGATTTGCAACCACCCAGTTATGGAAAGGGAAGTTCTGAGAGAAATTAAAGAAGTCGCAACTTCAAGTGAGTGTAACTTCCAGGTTTTGTTAACAGCAAGGTACATGGAGTAAAAGGTCAAAATGTGGACACTGTATTAGCCATTTACTGAAGAAGCTTAATAAAATTAGTTCCTTGAAGGCCTgcttattataatataatataatataatataatataatataatataatataatataatataacataatatggAAAAAACCTAATACAGTGACCATTCAGAAAATGACAAGAATTCAGTATTACATTTCAATTTTATATTGTCACTTATATGGTTGTTTAGTTCATCAGACTTTGTGCACACTTGACCTTAACttgactcaaaaaaaaaaaaactaccgttcaacatttttggttcagtaacattttttttttaagaaattaatacttcagcaagaatgcattaagtaagcaataaggaatgagaggctgtgctgtatcgtgaataagtcaggctgaagggcgttgtttgGCACGAAGCAGAAtaagccgtgactt is part of the Megalobrama amblycephala isolate DHTTF-2021 linkage group LG23, ASM1881202v1, whole genome shotgun sequence genome and harbors:
- the acsl4a gene encoding long-chain-fatty-acid--CoA ligase 4 isoform X2: MDLSTVLLFPVHTIVWLYSILSFLPWYFLTGAQEKKALAKRLKSKSTTGQAEGPYRSVDRFDSLVTVDLPGKDTLDKLFDFAVERFGKGDCLGTREVLSEENETQPSGKVFKKLILGDYKWLSYEEMDTVVSHFGSGLAALGQQPKCTIAIFCETRAEWMITAQACFRRNFPLVTFYATLGEEAVAFGLNECGVTHLVTSVELLETKLKSILPQIPNLKHIIYVDRKGISTAGFPQGIQIHSMHSVQELGAKPENLSIPILKPVPSDLAVIMYTSGSTGRPKGVMIIHSNLIGGMAGQCERIPGLGPKDTYIAYLPLAHVLEMTAEISCVTYGCRIGYSTPQTLSDQSTKIKKGSKGDCSVLKPTLMAAVPEIMDRINKNVMSKVQEMSYVQRTLFKLAYDYKLEQIKKGYDAPLCNILFKKVRSLLGGKVRMMLSGGAPLSPATQRFMNICFCCPVGQGYGLTETCGAGTITEVADYSTGRVGAPLICCEIKLKDWAEGGYTKHDKPHPRGEILIGGPNVTMGYYRSESRNNEDFYVDQNGQRWFCTGDVGEMHPDGCLQIVDRKKDLVKLQAGEYVSLGKVESALKNCSLIDNICAYANSDQNYVISFIVPNQKKLTSLANQKGIEGTWEEICNHPVMEREVLREIKEVATSIKLQRFEIPVMVHLSPEPWTPETGLVTDAFKLKRKELKNHYLNDIERMYGHK
- the acsl4a gene encoding long-chain-fatty-acid--CoA ligase 4 isoform X1: MDLSTVLLFPVHTIVWLYSILSFLPWYFLTGAQEKKALAKRLKSKSTTGQAEGPYRSVDRFDSLVTVDLPGKDTLDKLFDFAVERFGKGDCLGTREVLSEENETQPSGKVFKKTPVLTSDSPKQACWRKLILGDYKWLSYEEMDTVVSHFGSGLAALGQQPKCTIAIFCETRAEWMITAQACFRRNFPLVTFYATLGEEAVAFGLNECGVTHLVTSVELLETKLKSILPQIPNLKHIIYVDRKGISTAGFPQGIQIHSMHSVQELGAKPENLSIPILKPVPSDLAVIMYTSGSTGRPKGVMIIHSNLIGGMAGQCERIPGLGPKDTYIAYLPLAHVLEMTAEISCVTYGCRIGYSTPQTLSDQSTKIKKGSKGDCSVLKPTLMAAVPEIMDRINKNVMSKVQEMSYVQRTLFKLAYDYKLEQIKKGYDAPLCNILFKKVRSLLGGKVRMMLSGGAPLSPATQRFMNICFCCPVGQGYGLTETCGAGTITEVADYSTGRVGAPLICCEIKLKDWAEGGYTKHDKPHPRGEILIGGPNVTMGYYRSESRNNEDFYVDQNGQRWFCTGDVGEMHPDGCLQIVDRKKDLVKLQAGEYVSLGKVESALKNCSLIDNICAYANSDQNYVISFIVPNQKKLTSLANQKGIEGTWEEICNHPVMEREVLREIKEVATSIKLQRFEIPVMVHLSPEPWTPETGLVTDAFKLKRKELKNHYLNDIERMYGHK